A genomic window from Megalobrama amblycephala isolate DHTTF-2021 linkage group LG2, ASM1881202v1, whole genome shotgun sequence includes:
- the LOC125263694 gene encoding ICOS ligand-like translates to MIIGCCFICVYAVLINKVSLQETVEAVISSSVVLSCSSTEHDHKLQDINVSWRHNGSKNVYDIVKGQDSVVLQDQRYKKRTKTFPDEYLRGNFSIKLHNLTHDDAGKYICLITHSSEQRTVHLHINESTAEGNKSHDQGEETEADNVGTSLPLGTIVAAVVSLVVVGVVVAVIVYCLFQRKRTQAFSCVKTE, encoded by the exons ATGCTGTTTCATCTGTGTATATGCAGTGCTGATAAACAAAG TGTCTCTGCAGGAAACAGTAGAGGCTGTTATTAGCAGTTCTGTTGTCCTGTCATGTTCATCCACTGAACATGATCATAAACTTCAAGACATTAATGTGAGCTGGAGACACAACGGCAGCAAGAATGTGTATGATATAGTCAAGGGTCAAGATTCAGTAGTGTTACAGGACCAACGGTACAAGAAGAGAACTAAAACTTTCCCTGATGAGTATCTGAGAGGAAACTTCTCCATCAAACTCCACAATCTCACTCATGATGATGCAGGAAAATACATCTGCTTAATCACACACTCATCTGAACAGAGGACTGTACATCTGCACATTAATG AATCAACAGCAGAAGGAAACAAATCACATGACCAAGGAGAAGAAACAGAAGCAGACAATGTGGGGACATCATTGCCCTTGGGTACCATTGTAGCAGCTGTAGTTTCATTAGTAGTAGTAGGAGTAGTAGTCGCAGTGATTGTATACTGTTTATTTCAGAGAAAAAGAACTCAAGCTTTTTCTTGTGTCAAGACTGAATGA